In one window of Gossypium arboreum isolate Shixiya-1 chromosome 4, ASM2569848v2, whole genome shotgun sequence DNA:
- the LOC108459629 gene encoding protein SIEVE ELEMENT OCCLUSION B-like, whose protein sequence is MAAEAKTSHPSRYYSFDKLSQQTQMTNKTNSLQTLEPDVRRHLLDLVESIFKFVVDSKDTDQSAELDNMISSLERIQGMRQVLNDIRDISCEMSCNLLAAGSGNLEKTRTAVLERLRSYSWSAKVVIAIAAFASSIGELSMLVKHRDDDLMAKLLVKILKGHSPKLDLNALTEAGLTEGMLEVVRTNLKFSDSLKVQESMKEAMLEFYLNATKNIFDIVLQISAVLSKREDVHVELKSFSAQLRDISIQLQDNMKYIGAEKISPLEYEEVSEISTSELIAKIKKCIEVQDSEKLRNKHVLFLISDLNISIEEIKVLERLYEENEGKYEIVWLPIVGSLAYDDKAEARFLELRQMMKWIAVFPPRIKEVIQYIKRDWHFIKEAIAVSVTEGGEITCLNALPMLWTWGKRAFPFTDEEWKKLDERKTWTLDSLFDQLILPGDSGIDIESWTNSEATLVCLFGGGDISWNQEFIQKVNNAAQSAGVFLKLVYLGVGKNKGKGLTRNQLGRDILVIQSESQWQFWSRLESILYAKIRFGKKDEVMQEALKVVGYGGNGEEWAMFSMGQGAMVTTSGKTALTIMEHYQQMERSGMIGVHFLEGIKKYKKLITRDVHSCINLHLPAMGQIPGIMICPECSRVMDVFYTYRCCPE, encoded by the exons ATGGCTGCTGAAGCTAAAACATCTCATCCTTCTCGTTACTACTCCTTCGACAAGTTATCACAACAGACTCAGATGACTAATAAAACTAATTCCCTTCAAACTCTTGAACCTGATGTTCGCCGACATCTACTCGACCTCGTCGAAAGCATTTTCAAATTTGTTGTTGATTCCAAG GATACTGATCAATCTGCAGAGTTAGACAACATGATCAGCAGCCTGGAGAGAATTCAAGGCATGCGTCAAGTATTGAATGATATACGAGATATCTCCTGTGAG ATGTCATGCAATCTTTTAGCAGCAGGAAGCGGGAATCTGGAGAAAACCAGAACAGCAGTGCTGGAAAGGCTTCGCAGTTATTCATGGAGCGCCAAAGTGGTGATAGCTATCGCAGCTTTTGCTTCCAGTATCGGGGAGTTGTCGATGCTGGTGAAGCATCGTGATGACGACCTGATGGCTAAGCTTTTAGTTAAAATCCTGAAAGGCCACTCGCCCAAACTCGATTTGAACGCTCTTACGGAAGCAGGGCTTACCGAAGGTATGTTGGAAGTGGTACGCACCAATTTGAAATTCTCCGACAGCCTAAAAGTACAGGAATCCATGAAGGAGGCGATGCTGGAGTTTTACCTCAACGCTACAAAAAACATCTTCGACATTGTTTTACAAATTTCAGCCGTTTTAAGCAAAAGGGA GGATGTTCATGTTGAATTAAAATCGTTTTCAGCACAATTAAGGGATATAAGTATTCAACTTCAAGACAACATGAAGTATATTG GCGCAGAGAAAATTTCTCCACTTGAGTATGAGGAAGTGTCCGAAATCAGTACTTCGGAACTGATAGCAAAAATCAAGAAATGTATTGAG GTACAGGATTCTGAAAAACTGAGAAACAAGCATGTGTTATTTCTGATATCGGATCTCAACATCTCCATAGAAGAAATTAAGGTTCTCGAGAGATTGTACGAAGAGAATGAGGGCAAGTATGAAATCGTGTGGCTCCCAATCGTGGGATCGTTGGCATACGATGACAAAGCAGAGGCAAGGTTTTTGGAGCTGAGACAAATGATGAAATGGATTGCGGTTTTTCCACCCAGGATTAAAGAAGTCATTCAGTACATCAAGAGGGATTGGCACTTTATAAAGGAAGCGATTGCTGTGTCGGTGACTGAAGGAGGGGAAATAACATGCCTAAATGCTCTCCCTATGTTGTGGACATGGGGTAAGCGGGCCTTCCCTTTCACTGATGAGGAGTGGAAGAAATTGGACGAGCGAAAGACTTGGACGCTCGACTCGCTGTTTGATCAACTTATCCTTCCCGGTGACAGTGGCATAGACATAGAATCATgg ACAAATAGCGAGGCGACACTTGTATGCTTGTTTGGTGGTGGGGATATATCATGGAACCAGGAGTTCATCCAGAAAGTGAATAATGCTGCACAAAGTGCCGGTGTTTTCTTAAAACTTGTGTACTTGGGAGTGGGGAAGAACAAAGGCAAAGGCCTAACGAGGAACCAGCTGGGTCGAGACATTCTGGTTATTCAATCTGAATCACAGTGGCAGTTTTGGAGTCGACTGGAGAGCATATTGTACGCCAAAATCCGATTTGGCAAGAAGGATGAGGTAATGCAGGAGGCGTTGAAAGTGGTTGGGTACGGCGGGAATGGGGAAGAATGGGCCATGTTCTCCATGGGACAAGGTGCCATGGTCACAACCAGCGGAAAAACAGCTCTAACTATCATGGAACACTACCAGCAGATGGAGAGAAGCGGCATGATCGGGGTTCATTTCCTTGAAGGAATAAAAAAGTACAAGAAATTAATAACCAGGGATGTGCATAGCTGCATCAACCTTCACCTGCCGGCTATGGGTCAGATTCCGGGGATAATGATCTGCCCTGAGTGTTCCAGAGTGATGGACGTGTTTTACACTTATCGCTGCTGTCCTGAGTAA